The following proteins come from a genomic window of Alosa alosa isolate M-15738 ecotype Scorff River chromosome 2, AALO_Geno_1.1, whole genome shotgun sequence:
- the ubtd2 gene encoding ubiquitin domain-containing protein 2, whose amino-acid sequence MGGCVGSHHDSSGSLNENSDGTGVALGRNQPLKREKPKWKSDYPMTDGQLRSKRDEFWDTAPAFEGRKEIWDALKAAAQAFESNDHELAQAIIDGASITLPHGALTECYDELGNRYQLPVYCLSPPVNMIEEKSELEPLEAAEPPPASEGQECPLRLRLSTGRDLRLAVRTTDTVQHMKRRLQAQEGVAAGAQRWFFSGRPLTDKMRLEELKISRDYVVQVIVSQPPASVSPQLPPQNPTPVEN is encoded by the exons TGGCCCTGGGGCGTAACCAGCCCCTGAAGAGAGAGAAGCCCAAATGGAAGAGTGACTATCCGATGACGGACGGGCAGTTGCGCAGCAAGCGTGATGAGTTCTGGGACACGGCGCCGGCCTTCGAAGGCCGTAAGGAGATCTGGGACGCGCTCAAGGCCGCTGCCCAGGCCTTCGAGAGCAACGACCATGAGCTTGCGCAGGCCATCATCGACGGCGCCAGCATCACTCTACCACATG GTGCCCTGACCGAGTGCTACGATGAGCTGGGCAACCGCTACCAGCTGCCCGTGTACTGCCTGTCACCGCCGGTCAACATGATTGAGGAGAAGAGTGAGCTGGAGCCTCTGGAGGCGGCCGAGCCGCCGCCGGCCAGCGAGGGCCAGGAGTGCCCGCTACGCCTGCGCCTGTCCACTGGCCGCGACCTGCGGCTGGCGGTGCGCACCACGGACACCGTGCAGCACATGAAGCGGCGGCTGCAGGCGCAGGAGGGCGTGGCGGCGGGCGCCCAGCGCTGGTTCTTCTCGGGCCGGCCGCTGACCGACAAGATGCGCCTGGAGGAGCTGAAGATCTCGCGCGACTACGTGGTGCAGGTGATCGTCAGCCAGCCGCCTGCGTCCGTCTCGCCACAGCTGCCGCCTCAGAATCCCACGCCCGTGGAGAACTAG